In the Juglans microcarpa x Juglans regia isolate MS1-56 chromosome 6D, Jm3101_v1.0, whole genome shotgun sequence genome, one interval contains:
- the LOC121234909 gene encoding LOW QUALITY PROTEIN: kinesin-like protein KIN-UA (The sequence of the model RefSeq protein was modified relative to this genomic sequence to represent the inferred CDS: inserted 1 base in 1 codon): protein MATSGGGSYRNGTHRSSLKVDRPLSMNSNPKTSVKSKPLSSSGTRRISTGSIGAATGAAKDDAGVPGRVRVAVRLRPRNAEESVADADFADCVELQPELKRLKLRKNNWDSDTYEFDEVLTEFASQKRVYEVVAKPVVESVLDGYNGTIMAYGQTGTGKTYTLGRLGEEDTAARGIMVRAMEDILADVSLETDSVSVSYLQLYMETIQDLLDPANDNIPIVEDPKTGDVSLPGANLVEIRDQKSFVELLRVGEAHRFAANTKLNTESSRSHAILMVHVKRSVKGKHSALSSENGNNPHMKTLKPAIVRKGKLVVVDLAGSERIDKSGSEGHTLEEAKSINLSLSALGKCINALAENSVHVPVRDSKLTRLLRDSFGGTARTSLVITIGPSPRHRGETASTIMFGQRAMKVENMLKLKEEFDYKSLSRRLDIQLDKLIAEHERQQKAFENEIERITTEAQNRISEVERNYEDALEDERGKYQRDYMESIKKLEEQLVKNQQKHGFEKVPVGSEDDCSALTSNTESSKISAVEEVSELKKLLQKESLLRKATEEEVNSLKSQLAQWKRSEASGNSEIIKLRKMLEDEARQKEKLEGEIAILHSQLLQISFEADETRRRLDRGGSGKVPGDLDSLFSQVKLQQQEPENGEKASIAKLFEQVGLQKILSLLESEDADLRIHAVKVVANLAAEETNQEKIVEAGGLTSLLMLLRSSENETIHRVAAGAIANLAMNETNQELIMGQXGIGLLSITAANAEDPQTLRMVAGAIANLCGNDKLQMKLRGEGGIKALLGMVRCRHPDVLAQVARGIANFAKCESRASMQGTKTGRSLLIEDGALPWIVQNANSEASPIRRHIELALCHLAQHEANAKDMISGGALWELVRISRDCSREDIRTLAHRTLTSSPAFQAEMRRL, encoded by the exons ATGGCCACTTCAGGTGGTGGCAGTTACAGAAATGGGACTCACAGGAGCTCTCTGAAGGTGGATAGGCCTCTCTCTATGAACTCGAACCCCAAGACCTCTGTCAAGTCCAAGCCTTTGTCTTCTTCTGGGACCCGCCGGATCAGCACTGGCTCTATCGGTGCCGCCACCGGAGCCGCCAAGGACGATGCTGGAG TTCCTGGAAGAGTTCGAGTAGCTGTGAGATTGCGACCACGTAATGCAGAGGAATCGGTGGCAGATGCTGACTTTGCTGATTGTGTAGAATTACAGCCAGAG CTTAAGAGGTTAAAACTTCGAAAGAACAATTGGGACTCGGACACTTATGAGTTTGATGAAGTGCTCACTGAGTTTGCATCCCAAAAACGTGTTTATGAAGTTGTGGCAAAGCCCGTTGTTGAG AGTGTCCTGGATGGTTACAATGGGACCATCATGGCATATGGGCAGACTGGTACTGGTAAAACGTATACTCTTGGACGACTTGGAGAGGAAGACACAGCTGCTCGTGGAATAATGGTGCGTGCTATGGAGGATATTCTGGCAGATGTTTCTTTGGAGACCGATTCTGTCTCTGTCTCATATCTTCAG CTTTATATGGAGACTATACAGGACCTTCTTGATCCTGCTAACGATAACATTCCTATTGTGGAAGACCCCAAAACTGGCGATGTTTCACTGCCTGGGGCTAACCTAGTGGAAATCAGGGACCAGAAAAGTTTTGTAGAACTGCTACGAGTAGGGGAAGCTCACCGCTTTGCTGCAAACACTAAATTGAATACAGAATCTTCTCGTAGTCATGCTATACTGATG GTACATGTAAAGAGGTCTGTCAAGGGAAAACATTCAGCTCTTTCAAGTGAAAATGGTAACAACCCCCACATGAAAACGTTAAAGCCTGCCATTGTTCGGAAGGGAAAACTAGTTGTGGTTGATCTTGCTGGTTCAGAGCGTATTGATAAGTCAG GAAGCGAGGGACACACACTAGAGGAAGCGAAATCTATTAATCTCTCTTTGAGTGCATTGGGAAAGTGCATTAATGCACTGGCTGAGAATAGTGTGCATGTTCCTGTTCGTGATTCAAAGCTTACAAGATTGCTTAGGGATTCCTTTGGCG GCACAGCAAGAACTTCGCTGGTTATTACTATTGGTCCATCCCCACGCCATCGGGGAGAGACAGCAAGTACCATAATGTTCGGACAGAGG GCAATGAAGGTGGAAAATATGCTGAAATTAAAGGAGGAATTTGATTACAAAAGTTTATCTAGAAGGCTAGACATACAATTAGACAAACTTATTGCAGAACATGAGAGGCAGCAGAAAgcttttgagaatgaaattgaaagaattACTACAGAAGCACAAAATCGTATTTCTGAGGTCGAAAGAAACTACGAAGATGCACTGGAG GACGAAAGAGGAAAATATCAGAGAGACTATATGGAATCAATAAAGAAACTTGAAGAGCAATTGGTGAAGAATCAGCAAAAACATGGCTTTGAAAAAGTTCCAGTTGGAAGTGAGGATGATTGCTCTGCTTTGACATCTAACACAGAG AGTTCCAAGATCTCTGCTGTTGAGGAAGTTTCTGAGCTGAAAAAACTACTTCAAAAAGAAAGTCTTCTTAGGAAGGCTACTGAGGAGGAAGTTAATAGTCTTAAAAGTCAACTAGCTCAATGGAAAAGGTCAGAG GCATCAGGGAACTCAGAGATCATAAAGCTTCGTAAGATGCTGGAAGATGAGGCACGCCAGAAAGAGAAACTTGAAGGAGAAATAGCAATACTGCATAGTCAGTTGCTTCAAATAAGTTTTGAAGCTGACGAG ACAAGAAGAAGACTTGATAGAGGTGGGTCTGGTAAAGTTCCTGGTGATCTagattctctcttctctcaagtTAAACTTCAACAGCAAGAGCCGGAAAATGGGGAAAAGGCCTCAATAGCCAAACTCTTTGAACAAG TGGGATTGCAGAAGATTTTGTCATTGCTTGAATCTGAAGATGCTGACTTGCGAATTCACGCTGTGAAAGTGGTTGCAAATCTAGCTGCTGAAG AAACAAATCAGGAAAAGATTGTAGAAGCTGGTGGTCTTACTTCCTTGTTGATGCTTCTTAGGAGCTCTGAAAACGAGACCATACATAGAGTGGCAGCAGGTGCAATCGCCAATCTTGCCATGAATG AAACCAATCAGGAGCTCATCATGGGTC GGGGTATTGGTCTGTTGTCGATAACAGCAGCCAATGCTGAGGATCCTCAAACGCTTCGGATGGTTGCTGGAGCCATTGCAAATCTTTGTGGGAATG ATAAGTTACAGATGAAACTAAGGGGTGAAGGAGGGATCAAAGCATTGCTAGGAATGGTCAGATGCAGACATCCTGATGTTCTTGCACAAGTTGCTCGTGGAATAGCAAATTTTGCAAAATGCGAGTCAAGAGCGTCTATGCAAG GAACCAAGACTGGAAGGTCTCTTCTGATTGAGGATGGTGCACTTCCATGGATTGTACAGAATGCGAACAGTGAAGCCTCACCAATCAGGCGTCATATTGAGCTTGCACTCTGTCACCTAGCACAACATG AAGCAAATGCAAAAGACATGATCAGCGGAGGTGCCTTGTGGGAGCTGGTTCGTATCTCACGGGACTGTTCTCGGGAGGACATAAGGACTCTTGCACATCGAACTTTAACTTCCAGCCCTGCTTTCCAAGCTGAAATGAGGCGTCTATGA
- the LOC121268912 gene encoding AT-hook motif nuclear-localized protein 24 encodes MDPVSAHGHSLPPPFHTRDLHVHHHQQQQFHHQQQQNSEDEQSGSSGLNRPQKRDRDENNSSSNNNINTSEGNELVMAPGEGEITRRPRGRPSGSKNKPKPPIIITRDSANALRTHVMEIGDGCDIVESVATFARRRQRGVCIMSGTGTVTNVTLRQPASPGAIVTLHGRFEILSLAGSFLPPPAPPAATGLTIYLAGGQGQVVGGSVVGTLIASGPVVVMAASFSNAAYERLPLEEEETQVPMQDGTIGSPGAVGQQQQQQQLLGDANAPLFHGLQPNLLNSIQLPAEAYWATGRPPY; translated from the coding sequence ATGGATCCAGTTTCAGCACATGGCCATTCTCTTCCCCCTCCTTTCCACACAAGAGATCTTCATGTACACCAccatcaacaacaacaatttcatcaccaacaacaacaaaattcaGAAGATGAGCAAAGCGGAAGCAGTGGCCTAAACCGGCCCCAGAAACGAGATCGTGATGAaaacaacagcagcagcaacaacaacatcAATACCAGCGAAGGCAACGAACTCGTCATGGCCCCTGGAGAAGGAGAGATCACAAGGAGACCCCGTGGAAGGCCATCCGGATCCAAGAACAAGCCCAAGCCACCGATCATCATCACACGCGACAGCGCCAATGCTCTACGCACCCATGTAATGGAAATCGGTGATGGGTGTGATATTGTTGAGAGTGTCGCTACCTTTGCAAGGAGACGCCAGAGAGGGGTCTGCATAATGAGTGGGACCGGCACAGTGACTAATGTGACACTGAGGCAGCCGGCCTCACCCGGTGCAATCGTGACTTTACACGGTCGGTTCGAGATCTTATCTCTAGCCGGGTCGTTCTTACCACCACCAGCACCACCTGCTGCGACAGGATTGACTATATATTTAGCAGGAGGACAAGGCCAGGTGGTGGGGGGTAGTGTTGTTGGGACGCTAATTGCATCTGGACCGGTTGTAGTCATGGCGGCCTCCTTTAGTAACGCTGCATATGAAAGGCTTCCTCTAGAAGAGGAGGAAACTCAGGTGCCAATGCAAGATGGTACAATTGGGTCCCCAGGTGCGGTTGGtcagcaacagcagcagcagcagctttTGGGAGACGCAAATGCGCCTCTCTTTCATGGCTTACAGCCTAATCTTCTCAACTCCATTCAATTGCCAGCTGAGGCATACTGGGCAACTGGTCGCCCTCCATACTGA